Genomic segment of Malania oleifera isolate guangnan ecotype guangnan chromosome 7, ASM2987363v1, whole genome shotgun sequence:
ttttattatggtgttttgttgccttggattgtgatatccctaattgttatagtcttattccgtgtatgtgaatatattgctcgtgtgatatcatattgttccttgtttttcttgaCTTTTAAGACTCACCTGATGTTCGTGCTTGCAAGCTTGAACGTTTGAGATTTgactgacttgtcgagggagagctctcaacgagtgccacacggcccttacttgagtacCATTTTGGGGGTTCGTGACACTAACACCCCCTTTTTTACTCATGGGTTCTAGCACTAACCCCACCTTCAGCTCTTGGCCCTAGAGGACACATCAACGTTAAACCAAGCACTAAAGGAGTTTTTGGGGTATCTATTGTCGCTCAACACCACTCCCCCAAGGGTGCAGGGGTTAGAATCATCCCTTTGACATAAAGCATTAGCTGTAAAAACAGACTAGATAGTAATGGGAAGAATATCTTGTTTGGATTTAGAAATTTTCGGATCCCCCATGGAATTCCTATCACATCACCACTCACCCATCATCAAAAATTGTATCACCTAGGGTTTCAATTGGATTTCGCTCAAGAACAAGAGAGGAGGAAAATAGATCCCTTTACAGTCAAGTCTTCTACCTAGATATTCGTGTTCTTTAGATGGTCAACACCACCTTGAGCATCTTCAGAGATCTTTCTAGGATTACTTGTCCCAAGTTGCCACCAATCATGCCTGGTCTTCATAAGCAGTTTCAAAACAACTTGGATGATTAGACAGATTATCCTCCCCATTGAAATCATGTTGTGTCATCGTCTGGTTGGCTAACAAACCTTCTCTCAATAGCACATACTGGCCCCTATCATCTTCAAAACCGAAAAATGAGCTTCCATCTAAAATCCAGAATCAACATAAGACTCTGACACATCCCTTAGAGCACACATTAAATACAAGAAAGAATGTTGAAGAGGGATATTAGTTTTGGCCGATTTGTTCAAAGGATCCTTCAGTAACCTCTTACTGAAGAATGAACTTCCAGCTGTTGTGTGTTTATCATCAACTGGCCTCCCATCTTCTAAATGTTTGTACCATGCAGAACTCCCCTCAATCCATCTGACCTTTGTTCCTTGTCGTTACTAGCATCCTCCTCTTCATTAAGAGAAATCCAACGCTTTTGATCCCTGCACCATGGGCCTGGCCACATCCGTCCCAATGTTTTCAACTGAGCCCAAAACTTCAGCTAAAGCTCCCATGGTCGGCTTAGAAATCCTTTTCTTCTTGACCCATTTAAAAACATCCTTTTTCTTTTAATTGGCCCATTAGTTGAAGGCCCATTTTTAAATACCTTCAACCCACCaatgtatttgaaatttttttaaaaaatccacGCTACCATCGAACTGTGTAGGCACATGCGATGAATTTGGAAGGAAATCCCTCAAATCTGCAATCCCAGACACCAAAGGTAAGCAACCCTTTGGCCAAAAAATTTCAGAGCACATCAACAAAAGAGAAACCCGGTGAGGGCCTCATAAAAGCACTCACCAAAGTCACCTTTCACCATGCAATTTGATTCTCTAGATATTAGCAAAATTGCAATCGACACAGCAAAGTCGAGGACCAAAATCGCCAATCAAATCGTCTCTTCCGTTCATCAAATCCTTCAGAGCAAAGAAGACAGACTGCCATCGCAAAGTTTCAACTCCGTCGAGGATGCGAACCACACGAGACCTCCCTACATTGTTGAACTTATCCAGACACAAGAATGGACCCCTTTTGTTTAACGCAAGTTTCAGGCTGATTGCTCCTCTGATTGCTCTGAGAACAAAACCTAGAGAACCTTTCTCAATCCCCCCTCTCTCAGACTACagtaaatccattttccttaGAACCCATAAAACTACATCATTCCACAATAGAAGGAAGCATACCAAAAAATTCTAAGATACAAAACCATTGACCTCTCTCTCCTACTTTACTTCTATGTACTTGGTACTCTCATAGAATGCTAGACGACATGCAGTTGAACAAATGCCTAATTATCATGCACCAAACTCACTAGTTGGGAATGTTTGGACATGTATTCCTCTTCACAATGCTTCAATATTGTGGGCCATGGCTCCATATTCTAACTCAGCACTAGAACTGGTTGCAATAGTTTGCATTTTTCtctttctagaaaaaaaaaagatgcttCTGACAACCACACGATATCGAAGTCTTTAATGAATTCATAGCATTCCTCCAAATTGCACATGATAGGAAGTATTTACACATCATGCATATCCAACATCATTTTCTTAAGAGTACATagattgatcatgtgtgtgccATGGTTGTGCACATgcatgagagagagggagagagagagagagagtgggggggggggggggttcaatCTCCAAATCGTCATTGTCCatcaaaataatttacaactaCATGCACTGTCTCAAGATTGGTTGGTATATTCCTACATTGATTTATTAGAGGCCACCATCTCTGCAGTGAAGCAAACCATCGGTACAAAATCAAAATCAATGAGCTAATGAGCCTTTCGTATTACATAGGAAggaaatatttttgggaatatggTCATCAAGGTCACTAAAATCTTCATAATTGCAAAGTTCTAGATAATGGGTGCCTAAAGTGTTCTCTATTCCTACGTGCCTCGGGAAGTCATGTGCATTTTACAAGCATGCACCAACAAGCAAGTTTATGGATATATATGTGCTTAACAATGATTGATTTTTAAAAACTTCTgaaaaacataaaggcataagaACATACCGGCAAACTGTTGAGAAGGGCGAGCGTTAGAGACACATGGTACGTGCTCATTAAAATCTTTTCTAGTACATTTGGAAAATATGCAACAAAAGCAAATTTCCATCGAGGCTGATATGCAGTTAACTGAACTGAATGTGCCATAGAGATCATGTCACCAACAAAAACAAAAGTCCCACCACACTTAATTTCTCCAAAGTTGGCGGCTTCAAAACCTGGAAATGCAGTGTTTCTTCGAAGTTGCAAACATTCTGAAGAATACGGGCTAGAATATCTTATCTCAACCCATGACAAACCAGGAAAATAAACTGGTGCTAAGCAGTACTCATCCTGCATACATTGTCAAAATTGACTATTGGATAGTGAAAACAATAATTTCCTTCATGCTTGAAGCATTCAATTCATGTATCCTAGAAAAGTTTCTAAGCATTAAAATGCTTACAAATATTCAAGGTTTTACCTGTGAACATATGCAACTGCTTCTGTTGATTACAGCTGTTATCCAACCATCACGACATTTGTTAAGCTTGACAATATCCCTTGCTGCCAAGCACTTCCCTTGTCTGTTTTGATCACCCTCTTTAGTGCTACTGAAGATGCTTGAATCAGCACAAGACAAGGTTAAGAATGGAGTAAGATCCTCAGGACAAACAGCCTGGTTATCCACAAACTGAATCTTCTGTCCTCCTTGTATCATAAAACTAGGAACGCAATATCCCTTTTGGCCATTGATTGTCATGACACCGTTCAAATCTTTAGAATGATTTGTCCGATAAACAGTCTGCTCATGTACCATAGAAGTCACCCCCATCCACTCTTGCACATTGTGTATGGATATGCCATCCAAAGACACAATTAGATCACCAGGAGACAAATAACCAGACAAAGGTGATGCAGGAGATACATTCAAAACCTATTGCAGGAAATGATTTTTATGCAAATAAGTAAATTCAACAGAGAGGAAAATAATACATAAACatgaaacaataaaaaaaaaataaggtgcCCGTGGTGCAGTACCATGGGGCTTTCACCATGTATGTAAAGAGGAAACAGAACGAAGGGGAGAAGGCATAATGCGAGTCCACAAACTGCACAACACTAAAGAAAAATTGGAATACAATCAGCACAAGATTCACAGCCTATGAGATTGCTCAAAAATATCTTAAACAGGTCTGTAAAATAATTGcaataaaaaaacatatatactcattgAAATGCCATGTAAACTTACCACTGCATTATGCCAAATACCAGCAGAGTATATGCGGAAGGCAGCAAAGCGTGGTAATGCCTGCAGCATTTCATAATTGAAAGCCACCAGTGCCCCAGGAAAAATAACAGCAATAAAAACAGCAATGTACTCCATTTGTACGCCCTCACTGCTTTCCATTGAGGAAGTGCCTACGGTACCAACCATAAGTATCTAGTCTACAGTATATTCAGATCTAAAATTTTTGCTGCATCAACAAAATCATATCTTGCTTCACCAATTTTAATTATAAGATATATTGCCTTGTCAATGTACAATAAATGATTAGTAAAGATATTATAAATCTGATAATAAGGATAATCAGCTAAGTGTCAGGAATTGATTTGCTCTTAAGTAAAAGGAAAGAGTGGATATAACAAGGCGGTTTTTCTTCATCTGCTGGCACCACTATAATATGTTTTACCCACAGGCCACAACTGTCGATTTTTTTTTCCCCACAAAATTTAAGAAGAAGTCAGGTTCTCTTGACATGTTTAGCCCCTTGCTTACCCCCAATAGAAATTTGATTGGCCAAGATCTCTTCTTCCAAGGTTGTGATCCTAAGGCTTCATTTGTTTGCTTGAAAGTctttaaaaaacattttcaaggatTTTATTTCTTCCATTTGGATTACTTCTTTTTTGAGAGTCAAATGAATTCCGTTGTCATGGATAACTAAAAAATGGCAAAGGGAAGAaacaagaagatgaagaaaaggatAGGTGAATGAAGGCAAGGCACTTGGGGAAAGGGTGACAACTGAGCAAGTATGAGAAATTGGTCCTGCTCCCAGGGACAAAATCAGGTTCACTAAAAAGGGGCAATTATTTTTTTGCTAAAAACTAACCTAAAAAtagaatattaaaatattatagtTTCCCCTATATTTTATTGCGTTTGATCCCCTTTTCCTCAATAAATTACTCCTTTGAAATACAGATTCATGGTTCCCCATTCATAGAAGGCTAACTATGTGGTGCTTTCTTTACTTAATCCTGTGTATATTGTTAAATATTAGCAAAATAAGtacatttttattaattaaaaaatatgagTTACTTAGCCTGCCTTAACTAGAAATCCCAGCCCTTCACCTGTCACTGCTCCACTTCCTTAAAAGCAATGTCTATTACAGGAGGTCAAACTAAAAACCTATGGAAGTCTGCcgatataatttatttatataagcTAGTGGAGAGTAGATCTCTATACTAGTCAAATAAAGCCCTGCACTAGAAGAAGTCACATAGTGCTCTGCTGGGTTTTCCTGTTaattgttttgagaaaatctttGGTCATGAGAACTTTTTATTTCGGAAGCTTGAATTCCTTCAAACCATTTGTCTCCCTACAGACAATCCAAAAAATGGTCAAAAGAATCAACTTCTTTGTCTCtatcttagtttcttttgttttttgctttctttttagcGTATGAATAAAGGTTAGGTCTGAAACAGTTCACTATTAAGTGAAGCAATCAAACTTCAGTGTAGTGAAGTTTCTCAACGCCCCTAAATTCTGGTTCCGGTATGCAGAATTAAGAGGCATTCCCAAGGGAAAAATGAAATTGGAGAAAAAAATCCAAATGATAAATGATCAAAACCTCATTCTTCTCTTTTATTCTCCACTTGCACGAAGGTCACAATATTGCCATAGCCAGAGCAGTTCCTCTGCTGGATCAAATCCCTGTTTTTCATGTCCAAACACTGTCATCCTTTTCCAAGTTGACTTTATTGCTTGCAATTTCTTAGCCTTTTCTGGGTCACTCAGTTCACCAACTCAATTTTGTGAGGGCCTTGAAGGTATAATTTGTAGGCTCCATAATTTTGTTAGCCTTGATTTATGGGTTTGTACAATCCTGGGG
This window contains:
- the LOC131160214 gene encoding membrane-bound transcription factor site-2 protease homolog isoform X2; the protein is MVMEERRWRRSVIGRRSSNALLPLRVKHLSNTISCWYCDLKISALNQSVFRFGRRHARFLRFWFSMGIGFSLATLIAVTGVLVWELAGALHLHNAKTVFTNLFRAFLFGFSPQSCMNLVMLFLLQGTSSMESSEGVQMEYIAVFIAVIFPGALVAFNYEMLQALPRFAAFRIYSAGIWHNAVCCAVCGLALCLLPFVLFPLYIHGESPMVLNVSPASPLSGYLSPGDLIVSLDGISIHNVQEWMGVTSMVHEQTVYRTNHSKDLNGVMTINGQKGYCVPSFMIQGGQKIQFVDNQAVCPEDLTPFLTLSCADSSIFSSTKEGDQNRQGKCLAARDIVKLNKCRDGWITAVINRSSCICSQDEYCLAPVYFPGLSWVEIRYSSPYSSECLQLRRNTAFPGFEAANFGEIKCGGTFVFVGDMISMAHSVQLTAYQPRWKFAFVAYFPNVLEKILMSTYHVSLTLALLNSLPVYFLDGESILEVTVGYFTLLNPWRVKVLQACLFGGTLASVLVFYKMFLFNIL
- the LOC131160214 gene encoding membrane-bound transcription factor site-2 protease homolog isoform X1, translating into MVMEERRWRRSVIGRRSSNALLPLRVKHLSNTISCWYCDLKISALNQSVFRFGRRHARFLRFWFSMGIGFSLATLIAVTGVLVWELAGALHLHNAKTVFTNLFRAFLFGFSPQVSGVRISLADAGYLCFSSLISVVVHEFGHAVSAASEGVQMEYIAVFIAVIFPGALVAFNYEMLQALPRFAAFRIYSAGIWHNAVCCAVCGLALCLLPFVLFPLYIHGESPMVLNVSPASPLSGYLSPGDLIVSLDGISIHNVQEWMGVTSMVHEQTVYRTNHSKDLNGVMTINGQKGYCVPSFMIQGGQKIQFVDNQAVCPEDLTPFLTLSCADSSIFSSTKEGDQNRQGKCLAARDIVKLNKCRDGWITAVINRSSCICSQDEYCLAPVYFPGLSWVEIRYSSPYSSECLQLRRNTAFPGFEAANFGEIKCGGTFVFVGDMISMAHSVQLTAYQPRWKFAFVAYFPNVLEKILMSTYHVSLTLALLNSLPVYFLDGESILEVTVGYFTLLNPWRVKVLQACLFGGTLASVLVFYKMFLFNIL
- the LOC131160214 gene encoding membrane-bound transcription factor site-2 protease homolog isoform X3: MQKPCLPIFSELSCLVFPLRISLADAGYLCFSSLISVVVHEFGHAVSAASEGVQMEYIAVFIAVIFPGALVAFNYEMLQALPRFAAFRIYSAGIWHNAVCCAVCGLALCLLPFVLFPLYIHGESPMVLNVSPASPLSGYLSPGDLIVSLDGISIHNVQEWMGVTSMVHEQTVYRTNHSKDLNGVMTINGQKGYCVPSFMIQGGQKIQFVDNQAVCPEDLTPFLTLSCADSSIFSSTKEGDQNRQGKCLAARDIVKLNKCRDGWITAVINRSSCICSQDEYCLAPVYFPGLSWVEIRYSSPYSSECLQLRRNTAFPGFEAANFGEIKCGGTFVFVGDMISMAHSVQLTAYQPRWKFAFVAYFPNVLEKILMSTYHVSLTLALLNSLPVYFLDGESILEVTVGYFTLLNPWRVKVLQACLFGGTLASVLVFYKMFLFNIL